A window of the Glaciimonas sp. CA11.2 genome harbors these coding sequences:
- a CDS encoding acyl-CoA dehydrogenase family protein encodes MIPRTIFTADYELFRDTVRRFIAEHIVPFHADWEKAGQVPRELWLKAGELGLLCCNVPEEYGGMGGDFLHSAILIEEMARVGATGPTFYLQSDIIAPYLVDFGTEEQKQKWLPKMATGEVVVALGMSEPSGGSDVQAMRTQALRDGDEYVINGQKVFITNGHSADLLVLACKTDPKARGKGVSLILVETNSPGFTRGRKLEKLGCKAQDTSELFFADVRVPVSNLLGDEGGGFVLLMTQLAQERLVQAIRGVSSSEAALEWTKAYVTERQMFGQTLGDFQNTRFKLAELHAEVLAQRVFVDRCIELHLKGELDSTDAAVAKLVTTELQGKVMDQCLQFFGGWGYMWEYPIARAFADARMCRLGGGTAEVMKQIIGNAILPKVRKPVAA; translated from the coding sequence ATGATTCCACGTACCATTTTTACAGCCGATTACGAACTCTTCCGCGACACCGTGCGGCGCTTTATCGCTGAACATATCGTCCCTTTTCATGCCGACTGGGAAAAAGCCGGTCAAGTGCCGCGTGAACTGTGGCTTAAGGCGGGTGAGTTAGGTTTGCTCTGTTGCAATGTTCCAGAAGAATACGGCGGCATGGGCGGCGATTTTTTACACAGTGCGATCCTGATAGAGGAAATGGCCCGTGTAGGCGCAACTGGCCCGACTTTTTATCTGCAATCAGACATCATCGCTCCGTATCTGGTGGATTTCGGTACGGAAGAACAGAAACAAAAGTGGTTGCCGAAAATGGCGACCGGCGAAGTGGTAGTAGCGCTAGGCATGAGCGAGCCATCTGGCGGTAGCGACGTGCAGGCCATGCGCACGCAGGCGTTGCGTGACGGTGACGAATACGTGATCAATGGACAGAAGGTTTTTATCACTAACGGTCATAGCGCCGATCTATTGGTATTGGCTTGTAAGACCGATCCAAAGGCGCGCGGCAAGGGCGTCAGTCTGATTTTGGTTGAGACCAATTCGCCGGGCTTTACACGTGGGCGCAAGCTTGAAAAGTTAGGCTGCAAAGCACAAGATACATCCGAGTTATTTTTCGCCGATGTGCGTGTGCCTGTGAGCAACTTGCTTGGTGATGAAGGCGGGGGATTTGTACTGCTGATGACACAACTTGCGCAAGAGCGTCTGGTTCAGGCAATCCGTGGCGTGTCGAGTTCTGAAGCGGCATTGGAATGGACCAAAGCGTACGTCACCGAGCGCCAGATGTTCGGCCAGACGCTTGGGGACTTCCAGAATACGCGATTCAAGTTGGCTGAATTGCATGCTGAAGTATTAGCGCAACGGGTATTTGTTGACCGTTGTATCGAGTTGCATCTGAAGGGCGAGCTGGACTCGACCGATGCTGCAGTTGCGAAATTGGTGACTACTGAACTGCAAGGTAAGGTAATGGATCAGTGCTTGCAGTTCTTCGGTGGTTGGGGCTACATGTGGGAATACCCAATCGCACGTGCGTTTGC
- a CDS encoding CoA transferase, whose translation MAALPLAGIRILSLAEQYPGPFATMLLADLGADVILIERPDGGDPSRRFPGLFSSLNRNKRSVTLDLKSSSGKEQFLQLVDTADVVIEGFRPGVMARLKLDADTLRTRKPSLVFTSISSFGQNGPMAGVAGHDISIQGSVGMLDVPQGQEANATLPVLPLADISSAMFAALGVVTALFARSQSGKGAQIDVSMFDSLVCWMTPFLVPVMNQQPIRPLPPEDPGYGLFGTADGRQITLSIAGEDHMWRALCELIGLDEFAGLPELERNARNQEIDPHLRNAIAGRSFDWLCQNLEAERIAFGPVLKAEDVVQDAHVNARRMVVEIEGQYKNAQKKERFIRQPLILDGQIGTIARPAPGLGQHNSEILGG comes from the coding sequence ATGGCAGCACTTCCATTAGCCGGCATTCGCATCCTTAGTCTGGCCGAACAATATCCCGGCCCCTTCGCGACGATGCTATTAGCTGACCTCGGCGCGGATGTGATTCTGATTGAACGACCAGATGGCGGTGATCCGTCACGTCGCTTCCCCGGGCTATTCTCCTCACTGAATCGCAACAAACGCTCAGTGACGCTGGATCTTAAATCTTCGTCAGGCAAAGAACAGTTCTTGCAACTGGTCGATACGGCCGACGTCGTCATCGAGGGATTTCGCCCTGGTGTCATGGCACGCTTAAAGTTGGACGCTGACACATTGCGCACGCGCAAACCCTCGCTCGTATTTACCTCGATTTCGTCGTTTGGCCAAAATGGCCCGATGGCAGGCGTCGCCGGACATGACATCAGCATCCAGGGTTCGGTCGGCATGCTGGACGTACCGCAAGGCCAGGAGGCTAACGCCACGCTACCCGTGTTGCCACTGGCCGACATCTCTTCGGCGATGTTCGCTGCATTAGGTGTTGTGACCGCACTGTTCGCACGATCCCAGTCCGGCAAAGGCGCCCAAATCGATGTCTCCATGTTCGATTCATTAGTCTGCTGGATGACGCCGTTTTTGGTCCCTGTGATGAACCAGCAACCGATCCGCCCGCTGCCCCCCGAAGATCCGGGTTATGGATTGTTTGGCACTGCCGACGGACGCCAGATCACGTTGAGTATTGCAGGCGAAGATCACATGTGGCGGGCGCTTTGCGAGTTGATCGGGCTCGACGAATTTGCGGGTCTGCCGGAGCTAGAACGGAATGCACGCAACCAGGAAATCGATCCACATTTGCGCAATGCAATTGCTGGCCGCAGTTTCGACTGGCTATGTCAAAACCTGGAAGCGGAACGTATCGCTTTCGGTCCGGTGTTAAAGGCAGAAGACGTGGTACAAGATGCCCATGTCAACGCACGCCGCATGGTGGTTGAAATAGAAGGGCAGTATAAAAATGCGCAGAAAAAAGAACGTTTCATTCGGCAACCACTGATTTTAGACGGACAAATCGGCACCATCGCCCGTCCTGCTCCGGGGCTAGGTCAGCATAATAGCGAAATATTAGGGGGATAA
- a CDS encoding crotonase/enoyl-CoA hydratase family protein — MADEVLVEHEDGLVIITINRPQARNAANRAVSFGVCEAMDEMDRRDDLHLAILTGAGGHFCSGMDLKAFARGEVTRVEGRGILGMTVTPPVKPVIAAVEGYALAGGFESALACDLLVASRTAMFGLSEVKRGLAAAAGGLLRLPRLIPQRIAMEIALTGEMISAERLERYGLINALVEPGGALAEAKRLARLILANAPMSVAASKRVIVEQRDWPINEMFARQDAITGPVLRSNDAREGALAFAEKRAPKWTGT, encoded by the coding sequence ATGGCAGATGAAGTATTGGTCGAACATGAAGATGGTCTGGTGATCATCACAATCAACCGACCACAGGCGAGAAATGCAGCCAATCGTGCGGTTTCTTTCGGCGTGTGTGAGGCAATGGATGAGATGGATCGGCGCGATGACTTGCATTTGGCCATTCTCACTGGCGCGGGTGGTCATTTCTGCTCTGGGATGGATCTCAAGGCATTTGCACGCGGTGAAGTCACGCGGGTTGAGGGAAGAGGCATCCTGGGTATGACCGTGACGCCTCCGGTTAAGCCTGTGATTGCTGCTGTTGAAGGTTATGCGTTGGCTGGTGGATTCGAATCGGCGTTAGCTTGCGATCTTTTGGTGGCATCGCGCACGGCAATGTTTGGCCTGTCCGAAGTCAAGCGCGGACTGGCTGCCGCGGCGGGAGGATTGTTGCGTTTGCCGCGCTTGATCCCGCAGCGTATTGCGATGGAAATCGCGCTTACCGGCGAAATGATATCTGCCGAGCGGCTAGAACGTTATGGACTGATCAATGCATTGGTGGAACCTGGTGGTGCGCTGGCCGAAGCCAAGCGTCTGGCGCGTCTGATTCTGGCGAACGCGCCGATGTCAGTCGCGGCAAGTAAGCGCGTGATTGTTGAACAGCGTGATTGGCCAATTAACGAGATGTTTGCACGCCAGGATGCTATTACCGGCCCGGTGTTGCGCTCCAACGATGCACGTGAAGGCGCATTGGCGTTCGCCGAAAAGCGCGCGCCTAAGTGGACAGGTACTTGA